One window of the Candidatus Chryseobacterium colombiense genome contains the following:
- the ileS gene encoding isoleucine--tRNA ligase, translated as MSQFKEYKNLNLIDVAENVAEFWKQNKTFNKSVEIREGQPEFVFYEGPPSANGMPGIHHVMARALKDIFCRYQTQNGKQVFRKAGWDTHGLPVELGVEKELGITKEDIGKKISIEDYNKACREAVMRYTDVWNNLTEKIGYWVDLDDPYITYKSKYMETVWWLLKQLYDKGLLYKGYTIQPYSPKAGTGLSSHEVNQPGAYRDVSDTTVVAQFKTLPETLPSFLQGFGDVHFLAWTTTPWTLPSNTALTVGPKIDYVLVKTFNQYTFEPINIVLAKTLVGKQFAKKYAEGTDEDFTNYTSETKVIPYQILAEFKGADLVGIKYEQLLQYALPYQNPENAFRVISGDFVTTEDGTGIVHTAPTFGADDAKVAKEAQPEVPPMLVLDENENPIPLVDLQGRFLSVVSDDIYGFANEYVKGEYLSEDEKNTELNIQKENLKSIIADLKTYLSVDERIALKLRKENKAFKVEKYVHSYPHSWRTDEPLLYYPLDSWFVKMTSLRSRLVELNETINWKPKATGEGRFANWLENVNDWNLSRSRYWGIPLPIWRTDDLKEEKIIGSVEELYNEIEKSIAAGFMKENPFKGFIIGNMSEQNYALVDLHKNIVDQIIIVSDSGRPMKRESDLIDVWFDSGSMPYAQLHYPFENKELIDNNKAFPADFIAEGVDQTRGWFYTLHAIGTAVFDSVVYKSVMSNGLVLDKNGVKMSKSKGNGIDPFETLAVYGPDATRWYMVSNANPWENLKFDIEGIDETRRKFFGTLYNTYSFFALYANVDGFNYSEKDVENRPEIDRWILSELNLLIKEVKAFYEDYEPTRVARAINTFVNDNLSNWYVRLCRRRFWKGDYTDDKISAYQTLYTCLETVAKLSAPIAPFFMDQLYQDLNKVTGKESAESIHLTDFPVADESLIDQDLVEKTHLAQNITSMVFSLRKKENVKVRQPLQKVLIPVLDSKTEEQISAVSELIKQEVNVKEIQLINAEEAAHLIVKQIKPNFKALGPKLGKDMKLVGGEIANLDAEHISKLEKEGKLDIQGYEITLDDVEISTKDIPGWTVTSDGKTTVALDLTLTDELKSEGIAREFINRVQNLRKDKDFELTDRITISLEENSPFLEDIKKNEEYISAEVLSNKIEIVSSLSNFNEIEIDEVNFKVNVEKN; from the coding sequence ATGAGCCAATTTAAAGAATACAAAAACCTCAACCTTATTGACGTAGCAGAGAATGTAGCGGAATTCTGGAAACAGAATAAAACTTTCAATAAAAGTGTTGAGATTCGTGAGGGGCAACCTGAGTTTGTTTTTTATGAAGGTCCGCCTTCAGCAAACGGTATGCCTGGAATTCACCACGTAATGGCCAGAGCGTTGAAGGATATTTTCTGTCGTTATCAAACCCAGAACGGGAAACAGGTTTTCCGTAAAGCGGGTTGGGATACCCACGGACTTCCGGTAGAGCTTGGTGTGGAAAAGGAATTAGGAATCACTAAAGAAGATATTGGCAAAAAAATTTCTATTGAAGATTACAACAAAGCGTGTCGTGAAGCAGTAATGCGTTATACAGACGTTTGGAACAACCTTACTGAGAAAATCGGGTATTGGGTTGATCTTGATGATCCATACATCACATACAAATCAAAATATATGGAGACGGTTTGGTGGTTGTTGAAACAATTGTATGATAAAGGATTATTGTACAAAGGTTACACCATTCAGCCTTACTCTCCAAAAGCAGGAACCGGACTTTCTTCACACGAAGTCAATCAGCCGGGAGCTTACCGTGATGTTTCTGACACAACGGTGGTTGCTCAGTTCAAAACATTACCGGAAACACTACCTTCATTTTTACAAGGTTTTGGAGATGTACATTTCTTAGCATGGACGACAACTCCTTGGACGTTGCCTTCTAACACCGCTTTAACAGTAGGTCCGAAAATCGATTATGTTTTAGTTAAAACTTTCAATCAATATACTTTTGAGCCTATCAATATTGTTTTAGCTAAAACTTTAGTCGGAAAACAATTTGCTAAAAAATATGCTGAAGGAACAGATGAAGATTTTACGAACTACACTTCTGAAACAAAAGTTATCCCTTACCAAATTCTAGCAGAATTCAAAGGTGCTGATTTGGTTGGAATCAAATATGAACAGCTATTGCAATATGCTCTTCCTTATCAAAATCCTGAAAATGCATTCAGAGTAATTTCGGGAGACTTCGTGACGACAGAAGACGGAACAGGTATCGTTCATACAGCGCCTACTTTTGGTGCTGATGATGCGAAAGTGGCCAAAGAAGCTCAACCTGAAGTTCCGCCGATGTTGGTTCTGGATGAAAACGAAAACCCAATTCCATTAGTAGATTTACAGGGAAGATTTTTATCTGTCGTAAGCGATGATATCTATGGTTTTGCGAATGAATACGTAAAAGGAGAATATCTTAGCGAAGACGAAAAAAATACTGAATTAAACATTCAGAAAGAGAATTTAAAGTCAATCATTGCAGATTTGAAGACTTATCTTTCTGTGGATGAAAGAATTGCTTTAAAATTAAGAAAAGAAAATAAGGCTTTCAAAGTAGAAAAATACGTTCACTCCTATCCACACAGCTGGAGAACAGATGAGCCGTTATTATATTATCCGTTGGATTCCTGGTTTGTAAAAATGACTTCGCTTAGAAGCCGTTTGGTAGAACTGAATGAAACAATTAACTGGAAGCCAAAAGCAACAGGAGAAGGGCGTTTCGCGAACTGGTTGGAAAACGTAAACGACTGGAATCTTTCCCGTTCAAGATATTGGGGAATTCCTTTGCCAATCTGGAGAACAGACGATTTGAAGGAAGAAAAAATCATCGGTTCTGTTGAGGAATTATACAACGAGATCGAAAAATCTATTGCAGCAGGATTCATGAAAGAAAATCCGTTCAAAGGTTTTATCATCGGAAATATGTCTGAGCAAAATTATGCTTTGGTTGATTTACATAAAAACATCGTTGACCAAATCATCATTGTTTCAGATTCAGGAAGACCCATGAAGCGTGAAAGCGACCTGATCGACGTTTGGTTCGATTCAGGTTCGATGCCTTATGCACAGTTGCACTATCCTTTTGAAAATAAAGAATTGATCGACAATAACAAAGCATTCCCTGCAGATTTTATCGCGGAAGGAGTTGACCAGACTCGTGGCTGGTTCTATACGCTTCACGCGATCGGAACAGCGGTTTTCGATTCAGTTGTCTATAAAAGTGTAATGAGCAACGGACTTGTTTTGGATAAAAACGGTGTGAAAATGTCGAAATCCAAAGGAAATGGAATTGATCCTTTTGAAACATTAGCAGTCTATGGACCTGATGCTACGCGTTGGTACATGGTTTCAAATGCAAATCCTTGGGAAAACTTAAAATTCGATATCGAAGGAATTGATGAAACCAGAAGAAAATTCTTCGGTACATTATACAATACGTATTCGTTCTTTGCATTGTATGCGAATGTTGACGGGTTCAATTATTCTGAAAAAGATGTTGAAAACAGACCGGAAATCGACAGATGGATTTTATCTGAATTAAATTTATTAATTAAAGAAGTTAAAGCATTCTACGAAGATTATGAACCTACCAGAGTGGCAAGAGCAATCAACACGTTTGTGAATGACAATTTATCAAACTGGTACGTAAGATTATGCAGAAGACGCTTCTGGAAAGGGGATTATACAGATGATAAAATCTCAGCTTACCAGACTTTATATACTTGTTTGGAAACTGTTGCCAAATTATCTGCGCCAATTGCTCCGTTCTTTATGGATCAGTTGTATCAGGATTTAAATAAAGTAACAGGAAAAGAAAGTGCAGAATCCATTCACCTGACAGACTTCCCGGTTGCTGATGAAAGTTTAATCGATCAGGATCTGGTTGAAAAAACCCATTTGGCACAGAACATTACAAGTATGGTTTTCTCTCTGAGAAAGAAAGAAAACGTAAAAGTTCGTCAGCCTTTACAAAAAGTATTAATTCCTGTTTTAGACTCGAAAACCGAAGAGCAGATTTCTGCAGTTTCAGAGCTAATTAAGCAGGAAGTAAACGTAAAAGAAATTCAATTAATCAATGCTGAAGAAGCGGCACATTTAATTGTAAAGCAGATCAAACCCAATTTCAAGGCGCTTGGTCCTAAATTAGGAAAAGACATGAAATTGGTGGGAGGAGAAATTGCAAATCTTGATGCAGAACACATTTCAAAATTAGAAAAAGAAGGAAAATTAGACATTCAGGGATACGAAATCACGCTTGATGATGTGGAGATTTCAACAAAAGATATTCCGGGATGGACGGTAACTTCTGATGGAAAAACAACTGTGGCATTAGATTTGACGTTAACAGACGAGTTAAAATCTGAAGGGATCGCAAGGGAATTCATTAACAGAGTTCAGAACTTGAGAAAAGATAAAGACTTTGAGCTTACTGACAGAATTACTATTTCATTGGAAGAAAATTCACCATTCCTGGAGGATATTAAGAAAAATGAAGAATATATTTCTGCAGAAGTCTTGTCAAATAAAATAGAAATTGTATCTTCACTTTCAAATTTTAACGAAATCGAAATAGATGAAGTTAATTTTAAGGTAAATGTTGAAAAAAATTAA
- a CDS encoding TraR/DksA C4-type zinc finger protein translates to MSDERVRYSDADLQEFKAVIKEKIEKAENDLKLIRESFINDQNNGTDDTSPTFKAFEEGAETLSKEQNSILAGRQEKFVRDLKNALIRIENKTYGICRVTGKLIPKERLLAVPHATLSIEAKNMQK, encoded by the coding sequence ATGTCAGACGAAAGAGTAAGATACAGTGATGCTGATTTACAAGAATTTAAGGCGGTCATTAAAGAAAAAATAGAAAAAGCAGAAAACGATTTAAAACTAATTAGAGAAAGCTTCATCAACGACCAGAATAATGGGACTGATGATACTTCCCCCACTTTCAAAGCCTTTGAAGAAGGAGCTGAAACACTGAGCAAAGAACAGAATTCTATTTTAGCAGGAAGACAGGAAAAATTCGTGCGCGATCTTAAAAATGCTTTAATAAGAATTGAAAATAAGACGTATGGTATCTGCAGAGTAACGGGTAAATTAATTCCTAAAGAAAGACTTTTGGCTGTTCCTCATGCTACATTGAGCATTGAAGCGAAAAATATGCAGAAATAA
- a CDS encoding rhomboid family protein, producing the protein MSQVLILGIIIIAILAFFNKEWIKNKFFPDEKRNYTIDDQFNSDKRDREKEIDRLLSKMGKNGINDLSEKDRKRLDELSKK; encoded by the coding sequence ATGAGCCAAGTATTAATTTTAGGAATCATCATCATTGCCATTCTTGCCTTTTTCAATAAGGAGTGGATTAAAAACAAATTCTTTCCTGATGAAAAACGGAATTATACCATTGATGACCAATTCAATTCCGATAAACGTGACAGGGAGAAAGAAATCGACAGGCTTTTGAGTAAAATGGGTAAAAATGGAATCAACGATTTATCTGAAAAAGACAGAAAACGGCTTGATGAATTATCCAAAAAATAA
- a CDS encoding lipoprotein signal peptidase: MKKILLVTFLILLIDQASKIYIKTHFNLDDSISVLPGFKFTFVENPGMAYGLHFGGVIGKYFLVIVRICLIGGMIYLFKKWLQKGESNYLLIPMAMIFAGAIGNLIDGMFYGLIFDSGTVYDPSIDRWIGYGGISKITSFGHGYSTFMRGCVVDMLHFPLVDWNVPESWPLIGGKHIEFFKYIFNVADSAITVGAILLLVFRKKAFPNGLEF; this comes from the coding sequence ATGAAAAAGATATTATTGGTAACCTTTCTTATTTTATTGATTGATCAGGCTTCAAAAATCTATATTAAAACTCATTTCAATCTGGATGACAGCATTTCTGTTCTTCCGGGATTCAAATTCACGTTCGTTGAAAACCCTGGGATGGCTTACGGGCTTCATTTTGGTGGAGTAATCGGTAAGTACTTTCTGGTTATTGTAAGGATTTGTCTGATCGGAGGAATGATTTATCTATTTAAAAAATGGTTACAAAAAGGGGAATCAAATTATCTCCTAATCCCAATGGCAATGATCTTTGCAGGCGCCATCGGAAATTTAATTGACGGAATGTTTTATGGTCTGATTTTCGACAGCGGAACTGTATATGATCCAAGTATTGACCGATGGATTGGTTATGGAGGGATTTCAAAAATAACATCTTTTGGCCATGGCTATTCAACTTTTATGCGAGGATGCGTAGTGGATATGCTCCACTTCCCATTAGTAGACTGGAATGTTCCTGAAAGCTGGCCATTAATTGGCGGAAAGCATATTGAATTTTTTAAATATATTTTTAATGTAGCAGATTCAGCAATCACAGTAGGAGCAATTTTGTTATTAGTTTTCAGAAAAAAAGCATTCCCGAATGGTTTAGAGTTTTAG
- a CDS encoding ElyC/SanA/YdcF family protein, with amino-acid sequence MKKSIKTIFKFFLLLFVAGIIFITWANYSIKKDSSTFVSYSMADVPQTKTALLLGTGKNLSNGMSNAYFYNRIKATVDLYKSGKIQYIIVSGDNSRKDYNEPEDMQMELVKNGIPQDKIFLDHAGFRTLDSVVRAKDIFGQTKLVIISQKFHNERAVFLARQNGMEAFGYNAADVNKYAGLKTNVREYFAKAKAYWDLIFGVEPKFGGKKILIP; translated from the coding sequence ATGAAAAAAAGTATTAAAACAATATTTAAATTCTTCCTGCTTCTTTTCGTTGCAGGAATTATTTTTATCACCTGGGCGAATTACAGCATTAAGAAAGACAGTAGTACTTTCGTTTCCTACTCTATGGCAGATGTCCCTCAGACGAAAACAGCCCTTCTTTTAGGAACAGGAAAAAATTTAAGCAACGGAATGTCAAATGCCTATTTCTACAACAGAATTAAAGCCACTGTTGACCTATATAAAAGCGGGAAAATACAATATATCATTGTAAGTGGTGACAACAGCAGAAAAGACTACAACGAGCCGGAAGATATGCAAATGGAGCTCGTTAAAAACGGGATTCCACAAGATAAAATATTTCTGGATCATGCCGGTTTCAGAACCCTAGATTCTGTGGTGAGAGCTAAAGACATCTTTGGGCAAACTAAGTTAGTGATCATTTCCCAAAAGTTCCATAACGAAAGAGCCGTATTCTTAGCCAGACAAAACGGAATGGAAGCTTTCGGATATAACGCGGCAGATGTTAATAAATACGCAGGTTTAAAGACCAATGTAAGAGAATATTTCGCTAAAGCCAAAGCGTATTGGGATCTAATCTTTGGAGTTGAGCCTAAATTCGGAGGAAAAAAGATTTTGATTCCTTAA
- the trpS gene encoding tryptophan--tRNA ligase — protein sequence MSRILTGIQATGTPHLGNLLGAIIPAIELSKQEGNESFLFIANLHSLTQIKDAKELKQNTYEIAAAWLACGLDTEKTFFYRQSDIPETCELSWHLSCFFPYQRLTLAHSFKDKADRLQDVNAGLFTYPILMAADILLYDAEIVPVGKDQLQHLEIARDVASRFNNQMGEVFVLPQSELQEDTKYVPGTDGRKMSKSMGNIINIFLPEKELKKQVMSIESDSKTLEEPKDPETDKTFAIYQLIATPEQTEELRAKYLAGNFGYGHAKKELLDLILTRFEKERELFSYYMNNLDELEAKLQEGAEKTRVIATNTIKRVRESLGL from the coding sequence ATGTCAAGAATTCTTACCGGCATTCAAGCCACCGGAACACCGCACCTTGGTAATTTATTAGGTGCAATTATTCCTGCAATTGAACTCTCAAAACAGGAAGGAAACGAATCATTTTTATTTATCGCCAATCTGCATTCATTAACACAGATAAAAGACGCGAAAGAACTTAAACAAAACACCTACGAGATTGCTGCGGCTTGGCTTGCTTGTGGATTAGATACCGAAAAAACATTTTTTTACAGACAGAGTGATATCCCTGAAACCTGTGAACTTTCTTGGCATTTATCATGTTTTTTTCCTTATCAGAGATTAACTTTAGCACATTCATTCAAAGATAAAGCAGACCGATTACAGGATGTAAATGCAGGTTTATTTACCTATCCTATCCTAATGGCTGCAGATATTTTGCTATATGACGCGGAAATTGTACCTGTAGGAAAAGATCAGCTTCAACACTTAGAAATCGCCCGTGATGTTGCTTCAAGATTTAACAATCAAATGGGTGAAGTTTTTGTTTTGCCACAATCTGAACTTCAGGAAGACACCAAATATGTTCCGGGAACAGACGGACGTAAAATGTCTAAATCGATGGGAAATATCATCAATATTTTCTTACCTGAAAAAGAATTAAAAAAACAGGTAATGAGCATCGAATCGGATTCTAAGACCTTAGAAGAGCCTAAAGATCCTGAAACTGATAAAACATTTGCCATCTATCAACTGATTGCAACTCCTGAACAGACTGAAGAATTAAGAGCTAAATATTTAGCAGGAAACTTCGGTTATGGACACGCGAAAAAAGAGCTTCTGGATCTAATTCTTACTAGATTTGAAAAGGAAAGAGAACTTTTCTCTTATTATATGAACAACCTTGATGAGCTAGAAGCAAAGCTTCAAGAAGGAGCAGAAAAAACAAGAGTGATTGCAACGAATACAATTAAAAGAGTAAGAGAAAGTTTAGGACTTTAA
- a CDS encoding zinc-ribbon domain-containing protein, with the protein MFFLFGTGKSTLKNQYPLTNCACPNCKQINTMYAGTIARYFHFFFIPIFPTSKNNIAICGHCNANFPYHTFTDEMKQSFDSQYGVNPNSRPIWHGCGCFLILMAIFFFIVMLIIGWFKSKDEPEKPADKRKEYLSADVHKTTLHPSMETDSTSFYIKECLDNILQDELDKNGIGYFSKQNGNKVLVILHIDDMKRIKSSERHYIISFVKKCLELHDGYEDKDLYIGVDGRWNMVLVSTPNGSDTKGKFADETLLLPFYDKPQNNIETVEIKKDSIYDNRNGKK; encoded by the coding sequence ATGTTCTTTTTATTCGGTACAGGAAAATCTACTTTAAAAAATCAATACCCTTTAACAAACTGCGCTTGTCCAAATTGTAAGCAAATAAATACAATGTATGCAGGTACTATTGCCAGGTATTTTCATTTCTTTTTTATCCCAATTTTTCCAACTTCAAAAAATAATATTGCAATCTGTGGTCATTGTAATGCTAATTTCCCTTATCATACGTTTACGGATGAAATGAAGCAAAGCTTCGATTCGCAGTATGGTGTAAATCCGAATTCCAGACCGATATGGCATGGCTGCGGGTGTTTTCTCATTTTAATGGCTATTTTCTTTTTCATTGTCATGCTAATTATTGGCTGGTTCAAATCAAAGGATGAACCTGAGAAACCGGCAGATAAAAGAAAAGAATATTTAAGTGCAGATGTTCATAAAACAACTTTACATCCTTCAATGGAGACCGACAGTACTTCCTTTTATATTAAAGAATGTCTGGATAATATTCTTCAGGATGAACTTGATAAAAATGGGATAGGATACTTCTCAAAACAAAACGGGAATAAAGTATTAGTCATCCTTCATATAGATGATATGAAGAGGATCAAATCTTCCGAAAGACATTATATAATCAGCTTTGTAAAAAAATGCCTTGAATTGCACGATGGGTATGAGGATAAGGATCTTTATATAGGTGTTGATGGCAGATGGAATATGGTACTTGTTTCCACACCAAACGGCTCAGATACAAAAGGAAAGTTTGCAGATGAAACACTTTTACTTCCGTTTTACGATAAACCACAGAACAATATAGAAACTGTAGAAATAAAAAAAGATTCAATCTATGATAATAGGAACGGGAAAAAATAA
- a CDS encoding YjjG family noncanonical pyrimidine nucleotidase gives MKIQHIFFDLDNTLWDHRKNAYLTIKDLFAKEEIDLKYNIDFEEFHSVYHEINEKLWEDIRDGIIDKEYLRKHRFYDTFNHFKVDDEKLAMYFEEHFLDKILNHNELVEGAQYILDYLKAKNYTLHIISNGFKEVTERKCILSGIDAYFQTITSADTVGVRKPRPEIFEYSLSLSDATKENSILIGDDWIADVVGAQNFGMDVIFFDVFNENKGENLKTIRYLLEIKNYL, from the coding sequence ATGAAAATTCAGCACATTTTTTTTGATCTTGATAATACACTTTGGGATCATCGCAAGAACGCCTATCTTACAATCAAAGATCTTTTCGCAAAAGAAGAAATTGATTTGAAATATAATATCGATTTTGAAGAATTCCATTCTGTTTATCATGAAATCAATGAAAAACTTTGGGAAGATATCCGCGACGGAATTATCGATAAGGAATACCTGAGAAAACATCGTTTTTATGATACTTTTAATCATTTCAAGGTAGATGATGAAAAGCTGGCGATGTATTTTGAAGAACATTTCTTGGATAAAATCTTAAATCATAATGAACTGGTAGAAGGAGCTCAATATATTTTAGACTATCTTAAAGCTAAAAATTATACGCTTCATATAATTTCCAATGGATTTAAAGAAGTAACGGAGAGAAAGTGTATTTTATCGGGAATTGATGCCTATTTTCAAACAATTACCAGCGCGGATACCGTTGGAGTAAGAAAACCCCGACCTGAAATTTTCGAATATTCTTTAAGTCTTTCTGATGCCACTAAAGAAAATAGTATTCTGATCGGTGATGATTGGATTGCGGATGTTGTAGGTGCCCAGAATTTCGGAATGGATGTTATTTTCTTTGATGTTTTTAATGAAAATAAGGGCGAAAATTTAAAAACCATTAGATATTTATTGGAAATTAAAAATTATTTGTAA
- a CDS encoding sigma-70 family RNA polymerase sigma factor: protein MKSKSDSLLISLYQKGDETALSTLIHRHQRELFTFIFYKINDEDLANDVFQDTFMKIIVMLKEGRYNEEGKFILWAKRIAHNLIIDHFRAKSKNIKVSETTFETDEYSIFDLLREPSENIEDQLVTNQIQEDLLKMLQFLPQNQQEVIKLRFFDGLSFKEIADHTDMSINTTLGRVRYALINLRKIMEENNISLTR, encoded by the coding sequence ATGAAATCAAAATCGGATAGTTTACTTATTTCCCTTTATCAGAAAGGAGACGAGACTGCGTTATCTACGCTTATTCATCGTCATCAGAGAGAGCTTTTTACATTCATTTTTTACAAAATTAATGATGAAGATTTGGCAAATGATGTGTTTCAGGATACGTTCATGAAAATTATTGTTATGCTGAAAGAAGGACGCTATAACGAAGAAGGAAAATTCATTCTTTGGGCAAAAAGAATTGCCCACAATCTTATTATTGATCATTTCAGGGCAAAATCCAAAAATATTAAGGTTTCAGAAACCACTTTTGAAACCGATGAATATTCCATTTTTGATTTATTAAGAGAGCCTTCGGAAAACATTGAAGATCAATTGGTAACCAATCAGATTCAGGAAGATCTTTTAAAAATGCTTCAGTTTCTTCCGCAAAACCAGCAGGAAGTGATCAAGTTAAGATTTTTTGACGGATTAAGCTTCAAAGAGATTGCAGATCACACCGATATGAGCATTAATACAACGCTGGGAAGAGTAAGATATGCTTTGATTAACCTCAGAAAAATAATGGAAGAAAATAATATTAGTCTTACGAGATAA
- the metK gene encoding methionine adenosyltransferase, which translates to MSYLFTSESVSEGHPDKIADQISDALIDHFLAYDKNSKVACETLVTTGQVVLAGEVKSDAYLDVQTIAREVINGIGYTKGEYMFNGDSCGVISAIHEQSPDINQGVDRAVGDESFEAKANAQGAGDQGMMFGYATNETANYMPLALDLAHTILKELSAIRREDAEIKYLRPDAKSQVTIEYSDDHKPIRIDSIVVSTQHDDFGSEEEMLNKIREDIKNILIPRVIAQQPEEIKVLFNDQIKYHINPTGKFVIGGPHGDTGLTGRKIIVDTYGGKGAHGGGAFSGKDPSKVDRSAAYATRHIAKNLVAAGVADEVLVQVSYAIGVAEPCGLYINTYGTAKVDLHDGDIAKKVSTIFDLRPYAIEQNLKLRNPIYQDTASYGHMGRESYVADKTFNKGQKNELTLKDLEFFTWEKLDKVDEIKASFGI; encoded by the coding sequence ATGTCTTATTTATTTACATCTGAATCCGTTTCAGAAGGACATCCGGATAAAATTGCCGATCAGATTTCCGATGCATTAATCGATCATTTCTTAGCATACGATAAAAACTCGAAAGTAGCTTGTGAAACTCTTGTTACAACAGGACAGGTGGTGCTTGCAGGAGAAGTAAAATCAGATGCTTACCTTGATGTTCAGACTATTGCCAGAGAAGTTATTAACGGAATTGGATATACAAAAGGAGAATATATGTTCAATGGAGATTCTTGTGGAGTTATTTCTGCAATTCACGAACAGTCTCCGGATATCAACCAGGGAGTTGACAGAGCTGTGGGAGATGAGTCTTTTGAAGCTAAAGCAAATGCTCAGGGAGCAGGAGACCAGGGAATGATGTTTGGATATGCTACGAATGAAACGGCAAACTATATGCCTTTAGCATTAGATTTAGCACATACTATTCTTAAAGAGCTTTCCGCGATAAGAAGAGAAGATGCTGAAATTAAATATCTTCGTCCGGATGCAAAGAGTCAGGTTACTATTGAATATTCTGATGATCATAAACCAATCAGAATTGATTCTATCGTAGTTTCTACTCAGCATGATGATTTTGGTTCTGAAGAAGAAATGTTGAACAAAATTCGTGAAGACATCAAAAATATTTTGATTCCGAGAGTGATTGCTCAGCAACCTGAGGAAATTAAAGTATTATTTAATGATCAGATCAAATATCATATCAATCCGACAGGTAAGTTTGTAATCGGTGGTCCTCATGGAGATACAGGTCTTACAGGAAGAAAGATTATCGTTGATACTTATGGGGGGAAAGGAGCTCACGGAGGTGGGGCTTTCTCAGGAAAAGATCCGTCCAAAGTAGACAGAAGTGCGGCTTATGCGACAAGACACATTGCTAAAAACCTGGTTGCTGCAGGTGTTGCAGATGAGGTTTTGGTACAGGTTTCTTATGCGATTGGTGTTGCTGAACCTTGTGGTTTATATATCAATACTTATGGAACGGCAAAAGTTGATCTTCATGATGGTGATATCGCGAAAAAAGTGTCTACAATCTTTGATTTGAGACCTTATGCTATTGAACAGAACTTAAAACTAAGAAATCCTATTTATCAGGATACTGCATCTTATGGGCACATGGGAAGAGAAAGCTATGTAGCAGATAAAACTTTCAATAAAGGGCAGAAAAATGAATTGACTCTTAAAGATTTAGAATTCTTTACCTGGGAGAAATTAGACAAAGTAGACGAAATTAAAGCTTCTTTCGGTATTTAA